A window of the Coturnix japonica isolate 7356 chromosome 12, Coturnix japonica 2.1, whole genome shotgun sequence genome harbors these coding sequences:
- the SEC61A1 gene encoding protein transport protein Sec61 subunit alpha, producing the protein MGIKFLEVIKPFCVILPEIQKPERKIQFKEKVLWTAITLFIFLVCCQIPLFGIMSSDSADPFYWMRVILASNRGTLMELGISPIVTSGLIMQLLAGAKIIEVGDTPKDRALFNGAQKLFGMIITIGQSIVYVMTGMYGDPAEMGAGICLLITIQLFVAGLIVLLLDELLQKGYGLGSGISLFIATNICETIVWKAFSPTTVNTGRGMEFEGAIIALFHLLATRTDKVRALREAFYRQNLPNLMNLIATIFVFAIVIYFQGFRVDLPIKSARYRGQYNTYPIKLFYTSNIPIILQSALVSNLYVISQMLSARFSGNLLVSLLGTWSDTSAGGPARAYPVGGLCYYLSPPESFSSVLEDPVHAVVYIVFMLGSCAFFSKTWIEVSGSSAKDVAKQLKEQQMVMRGHRETSMVHELNRYIPTAAAFGGLCIGALSVLADFLGAIGSGTGILLAVTIIYQYFEIFVKEQSEVGSMGALLF; encoded by the exons TAAAATTCCTCGAAGTAATCAAGCCCTTCTGTGTTATCCTGCCTGAAATCCAGAAGCCAGAACGGAAG attCAGTTTAAGGAAAAGGTACTATGGACAGCTATCACGCTCTTCATCTTCTTAGTATGTTGTCAG ATTCCCTTATTTGGTATAATGTCATCAGACTCAGCGGATCCATTCTACTGGATGAGAGTGATTCTGGCTTCAAATAGAG GTACATTGATGGAGCTGGGCATTTCCCCTATTGTCACTTCTGGGCTCATAATGCAGCTCTTGGCAGGTGCCAAGATCATTGAAGTTGGTGATACCCCAAAGGACAGAGCTCTCTTCAACGGAGCACAGAAAT TGTTCGGGATGATCATTACCATCGGTCAGTCTATTGTCTATGTAATGACTGGAATGTATGGAGATCCTGCTGAAATGGGTGCTGGTATCTGCTTGCTTATCACAATTCAG CTTTTTGTTGCTGGGTTGATAGTTCTGCTCCTGGATGAGCTCCTGCAGAAAGGATATGGCCTTGGTTCTGGCATCTCTCTCTTCATTGCTACCAATATCTGTGAGACTATTGTGTGGAAGGCGTTCAGCCCCACCACAGTGAACACGGGACGAG GCATGGAATTTGAGGGTGCCATCATTGCTCTGTTCCATCTTCTGGCTACCCGTACAGACAAAGTCAGAGCTCTTCGTGAGGCCTTTTACCGTCAGAATCTCCCTAACCTCATGAATCTGATTGCCACCATCTTCGTGTTTGCAATAGTAATTTATTTCCAG GGTTTCAGAGTGGATCTTCCTATTAAATCTGCTCGCTACCGTGGCCAGTACAACACCTACCCAATCAAGCTGTTCTATACTTCAAACATTCCTATTATTCTTCAGTCTGCCCTGGTGTCAAACTTGTACGTCATCTCCCAGATGCTTTCTGCACGCTTCAGTGGGAATTTACTGGTTAGCCTGCTGGGCACTTGGTCT gACACCTCAGCTGGAGGCCCTGCTCGCGCTTATCCTGTTGGTGGACTTTGTTATTATCTGTCACCTCCGGAGtccttttcttcagtgttagaAGACCCTGTCCATGCTGTCGTTTATATTGTTTTTATGTTGGGTTCCTGTGCTTTCTTCTCTAAGACATGGATTGAAGTCTCTGGCTCCTCTGCCAAAGAT GTTGCCAAACAATTGAAAGAGCAGCAGATGGTAATGCGAGGCCACAGAGAAACCTCAATGGTACACGAACTAAACAG GTACATtccaacagctgctgcatttggtgGCCTCTGTATTGGTGCCCTCTCTGTGCTGGCAGACTTCCTCGGGGCAATTGGGTCTGGAACTGGAATCTTGCTGGCTGTCACCATCATTTATCAgtactttgaaatatttgtcaAGGAACAGAGTGAAGTTGGCAGTATGGGAGCTCTTCTTTTCTAA